The window GTGCCTTGAAGCCCCTCTTCATGTCGCTGCCTCCTTTTTCAGGGAAGTTCTCGGGGGGACCGCGGGGCCGGGGGCCCGTTGCTGGAGGTCTTCCCCGGGAGCTTGCCTTGCATTGTCGTCCCGGCGGACCGCAAGCGGCCTGCCGGGATTCTTGTGATATCTTACAACAGGGTGGCGCGGCGGTCAAGGCGGTGTGAGCGCCGCAGTCACAGGTGGGGCGGATGGGAAAGAAGGTTGCCGGCCCGGTGAGGTTCGCCGTATACGACTCGCCCCTCGGTCCCGTGGCCGCTGCGGTGACGCCGCTCGGGCTCTGGCGCACGGCCCTGGGCAGGACGGCCGAAGCCTTCGCGCGGGAGCTCGCCGCCTGCTGCGAAGGGAGGATCGTCGAGGAGAGGGCGGCGCTTGCCCGCCTCTTCTCCATGCTGGACCGCTACTTCGCGGGCAGGCCCGTCGTATTCGACCTGCCCCTCCACATCACGGGCGGCCCCTTCGACAGGTCGGTCTGGTCGGCCGTGGCACGGATACCGTGGGGCGAGGTCCGCACCTACGGGGAGGTGGCCCGCAGGGTGTCGAGGCCCGCGGCGGCCAGGGCCGTGGGCGGAGCCTGCGGCCGAAACCCGTTGCCCGTGGTCGTGCCCTGCCACCGTGTCGTCGCCGCGTCAGGCCGCCTCGGCGGCTTCAGCGAAGGCGCCGGCTGGAAGCGCGGGCTGCTGCGGATCGAAGGGGTCC of the Deltaproteobacteria bacterium genome contains:
- a CDS encoding methylated-DNA--[protein]-cysteine S-methyltransferase yields the protein MRFAVYDSPLGPVAAAVTPLGLWRTALGRTAEAFARELAACCEGRIVEERAALARLFSMLDRYFAGRPVVFDLPLHITGGPFDRSVWSAVARIPWGEVRTYGEVARRVSRPAAARAVGGACGRNPLPVVVPCHRVVAASGRLGGFSEGAGWKRGLLRIEGVRMG